NNNNNNNNNNNNNNNNNNNNNNNNNNNNNNNNNNNNNNNNNNNNNNNNNNNNNNNNNNNNNNNNNNNNNNNNNNNNNNNNNNNNNNNNNNNNNNNNNNNNNNNNNNNNNNNNNNNNNNNNNNNNNNNNNNNNNNNNNNNNNNNNNNNNNNNNNNNNNNNNNNNNNNNNNNNNNNNNNNNNNNNNNNNNNNNNNNNNNNNNNNNNNNNNNNNNNNNNNNNNNNNNNNNNNNNNNNNNNNNNNNNNNNNNNNNNNNNNNNNNNNNNNNNNNNNNNNNNNNNNNNNNNNNNNNNNNNNNNNNNNNNNNNNNNNNNNNNNNNNNNNNNNNNNNNNNNNNNNNNNNNNNNNNNNNNNNNNNNNNNNNNNNNNNNNNNNNNNNNNNNNNNNNNNNNNNNNNNNNNNNNNNNNNNNNNNNNNNNNNNNNNNNNNNNNNNNNNNNNNNNNNNNNNNNNNNNNNNNNNNNNNNNNNNNNNNNNNNNNNNNNNNNNNNNNNNNNNNNNNNNNNNNNNNNNNNNNNNNNNNNNNNNNNNNNNNNNNNNNNNNNNNNNNNNNNNNNNNNNNNNNNNNNNNNNNNNNNNNNNNNNNNNNNNNNNNNNNNNNNNNNNNNNNNNNNNNNNNNNNNNNNNNNNNNNNNNNNNNNNNNNNNNNNNNNNNttatttttagtaaatgcttagttgaccTAGTTGAActagtagaactagtttatttttagtaagaaaatttaggtatatgagatttgatgatctaattaaaatattactatatatagctactttatatattttaataagaaaattaatagaactagtttatttttagtaaattcttagttgaattaatagaactagtttatttttagtaagaaaatttagatatctgagatttggtgatgtaattaaaatattactatatagaactagctactttattttagtaagaaaattaatagaacaagtttatttttattaaatgcttaggtgaattaatagaactagttgaattaatagaagtagttgaattagttgaattaatagaactagtaagtgtttaatgtttcacctatatgaacataggaaatgtcgtctgacgacgaaaaagatttcattaagtgtGAATACTGTGAAGACCTGCGCGGCCTGTGcaacagaaatttccttgttgatgatagacgcttcagcatcaagctggatgagaccttcgaagtggatacagtaagtcacaacgacaagtcttttttcgtaattaagcatgacttatatatgcttcatttgcttcaacttataattttaaattttcactattctactagcgcatcccctgccatgcaagaatttttgtcttggataagataggtttcagtgctatggaaactatggaggtaaagagagtttacctgaagaccaagcatggttatactttcaatgtcaaattatacaatgcagacatgtacacttattttgaatgcaaaacttggcaagcactatgcaaggcttatgcatttgagcctgatatggttatcacctttgatattcgtccggaaaatgatattgaaggtaatagagacatctggatcgatgtgcagacgcctccagttctaccattatgtgagtttctcaaccatatttatgtctttgatattgtttattcaaaaatagttgacaactaatttctattgacagcttatttccattcaagcaaacatgtccggcgcttggtagacaggacctactactgtcccggagctgaactaaactgcgaggagataagtcattatgtttcatggcttgaggatcttcatggtggtgattagatagcggtaatgactatgatgattaaacagtggtaatgacgactatgatgatttttagctagttgtatactgttgttgatgatatgacgcaagagtttttatattaatatgatgatgatgatgatgatgatgatgatgagttattatatcatttatgaaagaaatcgCAGATTAGTTTCAGTTGGAtagatcctagctaagtgatcaagtatatgccatatggcatatacttgatcacttatgccatatggatatggcatatacttgatcacttagctaggatccacatgcatccagtcgaaactaatctgcggtactttcacctaatgatttaacaactaaaagaatcactaaattaaattgaaaacacaaaattaaaggaaaaataaaaaataattccaaaacaaccccaaacatttagtaccggttggtgttaccaaccggtactaatgtcctgcacgcacccgggccttgctcgtgccacgtggtggcactttagcgccggttcgtgatgaNNNNNNNNNNNNNNNNNNNNNNNNNNNNNNNNNNNNNNNNNNNNNNNNNNNNNNNNNNNNNNNNNNNNNNNNNNNNNNNNNNNNNNNNNNNNNNNNNNNNNNNNNNNNNNNNNNNNNNNNNNNNNNNNNNNNNNNNNNNNNNNNNNNNNNNNNNNNNNNNNNNNNNNNNNNNNNNNNNNNNNNNNNNNNNNNNNNNNNNNNNNNNNNNNNNNNNNNNNNNNctttagtgccggttgtggaaccggcactaaaggcccttacgaaccggcgctaaagcccggttttGCACTAGTGAACGTGGCCAACCCTCTCCATAAAACTTGGCTGCAACAACCATCGGTGCTTAAAGAAGAATCGCCGCGTCGGACGTCCACACAGGTAATCACTGTGATATGTTTTAAAAAAAGTATGATTTCAGCTTAATTTCTTTGGCAAAACAAAACCAAAGACTGCCTTGGCAGTGTCTGGCTGTATGCATTCAACATCACAAACTTCGACTAAGTTTATAAATAAAATTATGTATATCTACATCACCGAATGTGGATCGTACAAAAATATATGCCAATATGCCATGATGAATTTGATGGCATTGATTCGTATTCTAGATTTTGTAAATATTTTGATAAAATTTAATGTCATGGTAAATATTTTTATATGAATGTTTTCGCAAGACAAATATTTAAATTTATCCGCGTTGGCATTTTAGGTGCGGGCGTGCCAGTATACAAGTGTATACAAATTAAAACAAGATAAAATAAAGCACACAAAATTATGCGGAGAAACTTGTAGTCTTTATTACTCAAGATATACAAATCTCATTTTACATACTCTTGGTGTAGCATCTGACATATAAAAGACAATTGTACAGTTCTCGACTCCTAGGGCCTCAAAAGGACCTCTAGTTAATTACATTCATAGATGTATCTCCATGAAAGACCTCCGATTAAGCTGCCTCAAATGGTCATCATCATTATCAAACTCATGTCTACTGTCTCCAAGGCACAAAACATGCAAGCACTCGATGAGAAACAAAAATTCTTGCCATGCCAGAAATTCACGAATGTCATGCACCAATCAAACATGGGATGTAGATCAAGTCTCAAGGAAAAAATTAAATGGATAGTTCGGCCTCGTCGGTCACGAACATCATGTATCCCGCCTCGTCGGTCAGGAAGTGTATATGAGTTCCGGCCTCGTCGGTCACGGAAGAAATGAGCGTGGACTTGAAGATGAACCCTCGTTTGTTTGAGAAACATGATTCTGCAAAATTTCGTCAATGGCGTCTTGTTTATTCCGGTGTAGATGCCCATGTCTTTATTAATATTGGAATATCTCATGATGGGAAATCATCCTTTGTATGTCACGTGATCTCCTTGACTCTGTGCTCTAAATGTACATATAGTGAACCATGCATGATGTTGGCTTTTGTGCAGCTATATTTCTTTCCCTTGTAACTCCACAGCTATATACAGTTTTGTGTATCAACACGAATCCATAGCCTTAGCTGATGGATAAACCCAAAATGCATGAAAATCACTTGTCCATGAAATGTCTGCGGCGACGATTGAAGCGTCAGGTAGAGCCGTGAGACGTTATAacgttcctttttctttttccataTCAAACCATAACACGTCTGTGGCGACGATTTGATCGCCATGTAGAGCCACGGGATGCAATGCCTCTTTTTTCCTCATGTCAGACCGTGAAACACCTATGGCGGCGATTAGATCGCCATGTAGAGCCACTAGATGCCACCAAACTCTTTTTGTAGATCGGACCATGGAACGTCCGCGGCGACGATTAGATCGCCATGTAGAGCCGCGAGACGCCACAAAATTCCTTTTTGTAGATCAAACAATGGAATGTCCGCGGCGACGATTTGATCGCCATGTAGAGCCGCGGGACACCGCTGAATTCCTTTTTGTAGATCAAACAATGGAACGTCCGCGGCGACGATTAGATGGCCATGTAGAGCCGCGGGACACCGCTGAATCCTTTTTGTAGATCAAACAATGGAATGTCCGCGGCGACGATTAGATCGCCATGTAGAGCCGCGGGACACCGCTGAATTCTTTTTGTAGATCAAACAATGAAACGTCCGCGGAGACGATTAGATCGCCATGTAGAGCCGCGGGACACCGCTGAATTCTTTTTGTAGATCAAACAATGAAACGTCTGCGGCGACGATTAGATCGCCATGTAGAGCCGCGGGACACCGCTGAATTCTTTTTGTAGATCAAACAATGGAACGTCTGCGGCGACGATTAGATCGCCATGTAGAGCCGCGAGACGCCACAAAAGAATGAACAAAGAGAAGAAAGGAAATAAAGAAAATAAGTGATCATATGCAACCTTCATATGATTTACTCACCATATGGCTGTGCCATCGACCCCGGCCACGGAGGGAAACGCCAGACAAAAAAATGGAGATGTGTGTATATGGAATGGAGGTGAtatgaagtgtgtgtgtgtgtgtgttagtggTACGGTGAATGAGCGTGTAGATGGCGTGTGCGTTGCGGGTGAACTGAACCTCCTTCGCAGTCACTGGAGCAGCCTTTTTATAGCATCGTTTCCATCGGCTAGCTATGCGAACAGATAGGAAGATAAACACGAGAGATTAGCATCGTCGCCGGTGCCGTTTGTAACAAACAATATCTTATCTCTACTCTCCGTGCCGTTGCTGAACTAAAAAGCAACAAACTCCTTGGCCAATACTTATCTCTTCGTGGATTTAGTCAAGCCCAACGGATCGATTTTCTCTATCCCTAGCGATCCCGAACCTTGGTTTTGTACCAACATCAACACGTCCAACTAGCAACAGGCCTGTACAAGATTTTACTACTTCAACACACCAAACGTTTGCCTGGATAGTTGTTGACCGGTTGGACCGTGCATGCACACACGATTTGTTCCATTAGCAAACTGGTTGATCGGCTACTACTAAATCCatactagtaagtgtgcacgtgcaacgcgTGTCTCTCAATCAAACCATGTCAAATTTTGCAGgtataaaattttgaattcaaattatAGGATGACACAAAGCAATGGCACGACTCGCTGAACAACTTCTCCACACAGAATGTAAGGGCATAGCCTATTCAATTAGTCTATTCCACAGAGAAATTAATACTATCTGAGCAACCAAGTGGAACATATATGTATATTATCGTCACAGCAGTATTCTTCCTGTAGTGAGTGTGGAGTGATCCTTACTCTTTGTTGCCATAAGTTAAACATGACAAGTGATACTTAATCTTACCCCCGGCTGCACCTGCTTCGCGTTGTTGCTAGTGCGTCATGGCCGTGCAGCTGCGCACTACACATGTGTTGTTGTCCGTCAATGCGCCACTAATACAACTGAATTGTCAAATGGAACAAAAAAGTAAATTACATTTATCAAGTTTAACCTAAACCAACCAACACAGTCTCAATATTCAAGAACGTAGTGGCTCTTGATTCTTCAGCGAGAACAAATAACCACATGTGTACAACAGAGGGAAGCAGAGCATACACACATGTGTACCACACTTGAATTTCCTGTAAATATAAGAGGGGGTAGGAAAAAATATTACTTACAAAGATTCATCCGGTAAGAATTGAGCGGTGAAGAGTCCCCAGTTATTATCCCATATCTCAGCATGAGCAACGATACATCAGTGACGGACATGAAATTGCATCCACGAGCATCAGTGAATATCCATCtttgtatatgtatgtgtgtaccTGAGCGTGGTCCTCGCGGTCGGTTCGGATGAAGCTGACCTTTCCGTGATTCCGTCCTTGACGGCGAGGCTGAAGCTGTCTTCACCGAGGGCTTGCAGTTTCCATATGTGCGTGCGTGTGCTCCTGAAAGGAAAATCCATCCAGCTGCATGCGTGTCTGCTTCTTGTGTATGCGCGTACCTTCACCGTCGGCTTGCAGTTTTCTGGATGGGATCGGCCGCTCGTTTTGGGCGTCGAGGGCGCCAGATCGGGCTAGCAAGGAGATGAATCGGCCACTCGCCGCTCCCGAGCCGTCGTCGTCGCATACATGTAGTCCGACCCACCGTCGCCTCCGTCGTCGCCCGACTGCTTCTCTCCGTCAACCCCTGACTGCTGCGGGGAAACCCTAGCGCCGCGATCCAGCCCCGCATCTCCTGAAGATGCGCCCCCGCAGGCCGAACCAATGCATTCGCACGCCATTGCTAAACGTGGGCCATGCCGCTGCATGCAGGCCTTTAATCACGCGAATCAGTTTAATATTTGCTCGCGGAACGTTTCTTCCGCTCGATCCATAGTTCATACTGAAAtctctaaaatgtcttatatttcgttatatttaggaacggagggcgTAATAGCAAGCAGAAGAAAAGCTGTTTCGCATTGACGTGAGTGTGACTGTGTGAGAGCTACATATTGACAGACAGCAACACGTACGGGTACGGCGTACACTTTCCAATTTCTAGTCGGCCTAAGCACGGTAGTACAGTAGTAACAGCAACATGAATATCAATCAATCCAGGTAACACATGATAATGTCGTCGACCATCGCGAATGAGTGCCGTTGGTTGGTTTGGTTGGTGCGTTCCTTCCTCTGTGACGTCGTGGAAACCAATCATCAAAAACCCCAATCAATGGCGTTGCCCGTTGCCCAGATATCTCGGTCCCATTCACCTCTTCTCCAGGAGTAACCGTAGAGCGACGCGAGTGAGCTCACTGGTCACCTTTGCTCTGTGCTGGCCGGGTACTACCCTTTATATACCGACTCCAGCACCAGCAGCAGAGACGTCAAGCGCGCCACCTACACAAAACCAAACACCACCTCGGGAAGCCATTCTCGGCTATCAACATGGGCGCACCTGGGCCAGACTCATGGATGTTCGCGGTCGCCTACAGCTCCAGGTACAGCACGCGCTCGCGGCTGCTGCTCACGGGGCTCGCCATGGCGATGGgcgtcctcaccctcctcctctaCCTCGCCGTCTCCCACTCCTGCCGCCGCCGTCCGAGCGCGGAGGACCATGAGGCCGGCGGCATCACCGACGCCGCCGTGATCGCAGTGGCTGACGCGCAGACCCCGCCGATGGACTGCGCGGTGTGCCTCGGGCTGGTGGAGGCCGGCGAGAAGCTGCGCCGGCTCCCCAGGTGCAGCCATCTCTTCCACGCCGACTGCGTCCATGCCTGGCTGCGCGCGCACTCCACGTGCCCCATGTGCCGCGCCGCCACCAATTCCTCCAAGAAGGATGACGccaccacggcggcggcggcaacagcaGCGCTGCCACCAGGCGTGACCACTGGCTCGGCGCCGCCAGCTGCCTTGGAAACAGTGAATGGAATAACATGACTGCGATATAAACACACTGATTGATCCACTACTAACATATATATAGGTTTTATTATACATATATTATcgaaatgcccgtgcattgcaatggacgAAAATAAATCGCATGTGTCTCTTCCAACAAAAGTCTGACTCAAGCCCATCATAGTTCATAGGTCCACATTGTCTTTTCTCACACGACGCCCAGCCATGTGTCACCGCTTAACCTTCTTCACGCCCTCACCGACAGTGATCGGCATGCCCAAGACAACCCCGTGAGCAAAGCAAATGCTGATAGAATGAGCAGCGTTAAGTTGTCCGCataacttttttttcttttggaaCGAAGGCTCCAgaggagcccggctttgaattaacaaagccatcaaccggccagggatTACACAAGACAACCAATACAACCAACACGAAACAGAAAGGAAAAGCTACAGCCGATACAGAGTGTTGCCCAACAGCTTACAAGCACCAAAGACTACAAGCCCTACACAAAAATCCTAAATAAGCTCTAGCTTGTAGTCGACGGAGTCCTCCAAGTGAACTTGACCAAGAAGAGCGAACAGAGAGGAACATCAGACGGCGCCAGTGCCCAACGACAAAGGACCGTGCCCTCATCAACCCAGGAAGGTGGACACCGAAAACATGTCGTTGTTCTCCAAATCCGGAGGGGACCCCTGCCCCTCGCCTTGGCTCGAAAGGCGCCGGACCGCCGGAAGATGGAATTGCTCACCCTAGAGCAAAGAACGGGCACGGTTCCGGCCACCAAGGGAGATACTCAGCCCGACCTGTCGTTGCACGAAGGAAACCGAGGATATCCACACCGAGGCTCACTGATACAAGCACGAAGAGGGAAAACTGCACAAAGGAGCTGTCACTGAACAAACATACAGCGAAAAGAGATGGAGCACCACAATTGGAATTAGCTCAGGCCCGGAGAAATCAGCCATGTTCCTGTCATTGCATCGAGCAGTTGCTAGTGAGGACCCCTATCCCCTCCCTGCCCAAGGCAATGGCGTCAATCAAGCAGAAGCTGACCGGCAACCGAACAAATCAAGGAATGTCGAGCTGCACTAATTCAGAAACAAAGCACCATGTAGATGGCAGAGTTTCGTCCGCTTTTGTAAATTGCTAAACGTACATAGATGAGGGTTATAATGTTTATATTAACGGTTAGATCTAATTAGGTGGGTCGGATCGTGAGGTGGTATTTTATCCTGATTGTTCCGTGTAAGTGTTTCCGGGTGTGTTTAGGGaagaatatgtttgcttgtttaatagtagtagagatatgatcaacaaagtgcATGCGTTAACGTGACTGAGGCTGCAAATTCATAAACATACTATATTTTCCCTTTTTCCCTTGAAGATCACCAAATATATATTTTTATGATAGAAGAAATTTGATTGTTTTCATATCGTCAATTATATATTCATTGACATGATCTGACAAGTTTCTGCTCATACCACATAGATTAAATATATCTGTGCATCACATGGTAAAGATGGAGTcaaacaatgaagcagaatatctCGTTACATATATGAAAGAAATTTCTGTTTAAGTTCCAAAATATACTGGATTTGAGTTCTAAACGACAAAATATATGCAGATCCTACAGGTGCCATTCAGCGGCCATTGGCTCTGGCTAGTCCGACGATCCCCCTCCCTGTCTTGCCCAAATAGAGCACCGCTTCCGCCTTTCCCCTACCCCAGCGCACCGCAGTGCAGCCGCCGCCGACGCTGCCGCTTCTGCCAACGCCGTGCCGCCGTCCCCCATGTGGTATCCACCCGTCCAACGCCCCCGCTCGCCCGTCTCTCCCCCTTATCGCACCGGCCCCCAAACGTCGCACGGCCGGATCCTCCTTTGCCGGCGAGTCGGAGGGGACCAAGCTCTGGATCCCGCGTTGCCAGCCGATGGAGCTCACGGCGTCCACGTTTCCACCGGCTGCCGGAGGAGACGAGTCCGCAAGGTATAAGCTGGGTGCCGCAAACTTGATTGTGATGCCATCTGCTAATTATtagcctgcttcttcttcttttttttaccAGGGGAATAAATGATGTACCTTCCTTGCTCCAAACTAAAAATTATGCCTTGCTTCGAGCAGAACGGGTTCTTGTCTTGCCAAGATTCTGGTTCTGCAGCGGCAGAAGCAAACGACTAGTTTATCCTCTCGCTGAGCTTTAGTACTTTGCTTGGCAGGTAATCTTGCGATTAATCAACTAATCATGGGTAAAGCAAGGTCCTTCAAAGAGGAAAAGCTTACAAGAGGCTAATGGGCTCGGCAAGAAGGACGATTCTTCAGCAGCCTCTGATATAATGCTCCCGAGGCACAAGTGGCCAGTTTGCTGATCAACCACAATACCCAAATCAAGTGGTGCTGCATCTTTGTCTGATGGATACTTCACGAGCTAATTAGGATCGGGAGTCCTGCTGCTGTCCTGCAATAATCCTCCGTCGTGTCTTCTGCCATTGAGGTGAATCTCTCTTAGATGTTTATTTAAGATCTACATTAACTGCAAAGTAGATGTTCTACAGAACAGCTTACTGTATATATCCCCTTTGTCTTGGATTATCCATGGCACATCGGTGGAGCACAAATGACACACACTAGTGGTTGGGGCCCGCCATTGCGGGCCTCCTGAGAGGTAGCTGGGCGGTGCCAGGTAGGAACGCGTCCCTTCTCGTTAGTTTTATGTGATATGTGTCATACTGATGCATGCAAGCGATGGTATGCTTCGGATCAGAGCCAAAATATATACTATATGAAAGCAATGGCAGATGCAAACGTAACAAACTACAAATGCAGTGCACCTTATGACACTTTGGACAAAAGAGATACAAATTCTGGGAGAAAAGTAGCAGTATAAAAATGGTTCACGATGTAAATTACAAGCATGCATATATCAACATTTAGGCATTCAGCCTTTAGATGAAATTTTGTAGTTTCAACAGAAAAATAATATCATAAGTGAAAGGTTGTTTAGGTGCTGATCCCGTGATCCTTCGGGTTTCATCCACCTCCTAAAGGTGCGATAGCACAAATTAGAGCGTTACCTCAAGGTAATAAAATTTTAGATCTCTGCTATCAGACAGCTAGAAAGCTTGACTTATTCATTCAACTGAATCCATGGCTCTGATACAAGAACCTTGAGATTTTCGGTGACATCCTCAGTTTTATGGTGTGTGGACAAAGCATATCTTAACACA
This region of Triticum aestivum cultivar Chinese Spring chromosome 2D, IWGSC CS RefSeq v2.1, whole genome shotgun sequence genomic DNA includes:
- the LOC123056174 gene encoding RING-H2 finger protein ATL66-like; this encodes MGAPGPDSWMFAVAYSSRYSTRSRLLLTGLAMAMGVLTLLLYLAVSHSCRRRPSAEDHEAGGITDAAVIAVADAQTPPMDCAVCLGLVEAGEKLRRLPRCSHLFHADCVHAWLRAHSTCPMCRAATNSSKKDDATTAAAATAALPPGVTTGSAPPAALETVNGIT